GTGGCCCGAAAGATCTGGTCCAGGGGATCCAATCGTAACATCTATACAACCATCATGTTAGTCGTATTATGTAAATGTAGCCTACTTGaaattgcaaaaaaattattttagttgataaattattaaataattgaaGGTGATTGTGGTTGTCAGTTTGTATAAGCACACGTTATGCAATGCAATTTtaatcatgaatttaaaaaatgcttttgagcagGTGTGAAAGTTTTGAATTGGGTCAAATTCGAAACTTTCACACCTTTCACatgaatgcatataaaaatgcCGATTCTGcatataaaaatgcagaatccaattAAATCGAATCACATTGAATTTTAATGTGAATAGAATTTAATCGTTCTGaattttcaaaaatcattcttgAATCGAGTCAAACACCCATGAATCGTGAATCGAATCGATTCACTGTCTACCCAAAGATTCACAGCCATAATAAACATACATCGCTAGACATGTAATGAACATAATtagctaacatttataatttacagCTGAAATATTGCACATATATGTAACAAGCAAAGAATTTctcataatgtactttaaataacattacaaataaTGTCAGAAAGATGTCAGCTCTGCTGCTGTTCATAATACCAGTAttgatgttgtacaatgaggacgtTGTCACGTCACCGTAAATAGAGTCATAAGTGTAATGTGTAGTGAACCAGCATCTTTTACTGTCCTTTCCAGTGCCCGAATTTGTgtacacgatatactgattcacgagctcAGGAGCTgataaaatgagaaaatatttCTCCAGTATTTTCTCAAACGTTATCTCCAGTGACTCTCTCTAGCATCTTTCCCTTCCTCGAGCGTCCTGTGTGTACCTGTATTCTATTTGCACCATTCATCCAGCAAGGTGTGTGCCTCCAATCTGCCTTCCTTCTGTCAATCCGCGATATCTTGGTCATTTAAGAGAAAAGCATCCACATTATCACTCTATCCATCTCAGATAAAGTATCTATTGACTGCCAACTTACCTGCATTCCCCAATCAGTTCTATTGTCAATAAAGCTTCCTGTTTATGGTCATCTCTATGTCTGAGTCTACTTCTGTAACAGTTccattataaatttttttttaaaaaaatcaggaaTGAATTTTGAATAAACATCTTCCAATAATGAATGATGTCATGCAATCACAACATTGAGGAAAAGCAACCTTTTGTAAAGGTTCTTGTTCTTTATGTTCTATAAATGTGCATAACATTTATAGAACATAAAGAACAAGAACCTTTACAAAATGGGGATTGCAACTGAAGACACAGTTCACTGACTTGTGACAAAGTATCATTTAATTTTGCTAAGCACATTCATTCCTTCTACAATATATTTAGAACTGCACCtctatatatttcttaaattagtaatattttgcacagtaatatttttaattaatttatcatttgAATTGTGATGACATTTAATAAATCCCATCTAGTTAGAATTTTCTAACACAAGTTTTTTAGCAGTCTGCTGTTACCAGGCCAATTCTTATAAAGCCTTATAGTTCCTGGGgggggaaaaagaaaagaaagtaaAACTTTCCAAGCctagtgttgttgttgttgttttttaatggggaggagcactatatatataaatatataaaatcaatgcAGAGGCTATATGCAGCTACGGATGAAGAGCAGATTCAAGAGGAAACTGAAATAACAGCAAGTATTTTTCTCGTCATTTAACTTTAGATACTCAGAATATACACTTTtccaattatatatatatttttaaaaaagtgtatGGATGACACTCATCTTTGTTTTGTCCTTGTTGAATTAAGGGATTTTaggaataaataaaaactagtaTTCACTTACTTTTAActgataaataaattatactgtGTATTTCCTAGTATAACACCAATAAATTTGCAAACTGTTGCAAGTAGTTTGACAATGGCTTAATGTAAAAACAGAAGACAAACACTGCAAGCAGAGCTGCCAGCGAACTGGACTTTGACAAAAGACCAAGAGCTACAGACTATGGCTAATCGTGGAACTCAAGACAGGATGAGCAAAACGACGCAGCACTTGAGCAATGACAGGAGAACAGGAGGACAGAGACTGTCAACCACAGTGAGACCTCGCAGTGGAGGAGAATCTGGCACAGGACTAAACtgtgaaacagaaacaaaagtGAGTAAATCTGTCTCCTTAAACATAGAGCCCACTGATTCTGcattgataaaaataagaaaaatgtccaAATCCAAAAAGTCTGATTAACATATTGTATAGTAAAGTTGAAAAAATTCTAAATGTTTTTCCTAACaaaatttttaattaagaaaagtATACTGAATTAAGTTACAATATAGCAGTAGTTGCAGGCTGAAGAATCAAAGACCAAATTGTAAAGTATAATATAGAATGCACAAAAAACAATATACATTGTCATGGTGGTGGACTAAGATTATAGTTCTAACCCAaatttttaaaggggtggttgatcaGCTATTTTCaaaggcttgattgtgtttatggggTGCACTGTCACATGTGTtcatgctttgttttttttaaaaaaaactaatttttcacatattttacctCTATTTTACCCTTATTCTACACCACTGTTTCCCTTCTCCTAAAAACGCTCTGTTGAGTTCCTGGTTCTATGAAACCCCTCCCTCAGAAATAAGCAAtgggctcagattggttagctggcccaaaTGTGTTGTGATTTGCTAACCCCATAGTGCACGTTGCCTGGAAACTTTATGTCCCTTACCATTACAGTTGTATGTGCTCCGGTGTATTGTAAACAATGGCGTCAATATTGCCTTATAAATTTGAGCCTGAATCAGACTCAGAGAATATTAGTGAAGAAGATCGAGCAGAACCTGTGCAAGCACAGTTCTTACAGGATGTCTCAGAAtagtatatttgttttgtttgtagtTGCCTCATATGTTTTAGATAATTGTTATTCCTAAATACTGCTGTTTATGTTAGGTTTTAATATGCGGTTTTATCCTTAATAAAGCTTTAGTACAGCAGAATACATGATTGTGTTGTAGCATATTTGTAGagtaattgtttaatttataacagtaacaattcatttttttggtttgtCTATTAACAAAGCAGTGTACTCACAcgctatttttatttaaaaaaaataaaataaacaaactgaaTTACTGGATATTAATCAGAAGACCACAGAAACAAAGTTTCATCCATTTATTTCATATAATCGTTCAAACAAATGATTCCCCAAACGGATTATTTGATTACAGACTGTGGATCTGTAGTGATCGCTAATGACTGTATAGCACCGTTAGTTTTGTCTTTATACAACAAGTGTAGCCAAATATCTGTCACCAGAAATATGAGCACATTACAAAGACTAACCCATGGCTTTACTACAGTAAAGAACCATGATAAGCATGCCTGTAGccaaatcaacttaaataaactaaaatactCTAATCAAAGCTCTAATCAAAGAACAATTTACAATGATCACATAAACGCCAAGTTAGCTGGTGGGATTAAAAAGAAGATTGAGTTTAatcctctggggtctgaggatttttggggcctggagaagttttgacatgccctgacatttgtgcttttttcagttgttcataaacatattaatgacaaaagtgtcattacactgtattcagcacaaactaggctaccataatatgtgaggaacatgtttgtacatgtttgtgtttttgaaggaataatgttaatgggtggttattgaaaaaacaaaaaacttaagtcactggaataaagccaaaaatatatatattaaatctgtgttcacacaacttattggaggttgtaggctagagtttttgcttcaaaatgatgtaaaaatcatcctgcctacttgttcatataaaacaacagagagatttcaattttctaagacactttttgtcaagaaacacagtatgtgtggacatgtgaatcatcatgaataatgctgtgattcacacctgagaagacaaaagattcGCATAGCgacctgcataataatgagctctttcagtcaggtaggctgtgaaaaaaccctctgtgatcatgctgataagaGGATTAGtgtccactcttgacaaaaaaaaacagtaccagtcaaaagattggacacatttttttaaaagaagccttaagtctctaaccaaataatggttttctattttaatatactttaaaatataatatatttctgtgatgcaaagcgtctgaacattcatacctctatggcatttcatataggctaatatatttgttatattatatagcctaaatgttaatgtgcggttcacaaactatacatcattaaaaagagctaagactcaagcttcacattttgactcttaaaatcttatattgaccataatttcttaatatgtttaaaagcatgcacatttggagaaatattgatggattcttatatgtttatatcaattttctatatagaggagtaatattcaatatttattgtcatcgctgtgagcgctggatactgttttcaattcatacttgcagccggagggcgctctgtgcacctttagtccacaaatgcctcctaaagaagaacaggccatgtgacattccaggaactaaaagaggcttccagagatcgctataatatgcagataaacacttttgaagataataaatacacgattgcgaTGATGTacacatgtattgcctcagaatttgcgtctgaatagcgctccctccatgggcgtggccgcattagcagataatgagctggcTCACGGACgtctgacatgtgtctcttttcatacagattacataaacagagaagttttgtttttgatttgacttacacgatttgaaacctgacatttcaatgtttctttagacagaagtctcatttttttgtgattagtattcactaagttacagttcattttctgagaactatcagattggacttccttcagagggagacgagagaacatgcatcatgttagttttctttattttgcaaaaagcacaacattttgtttttactctgagtgtacacaaataaaagaagatattccacagattaaaatggtgtataactcttaattgtatgtgcaacattgacagagtattttgagtctctttcacgcTGGTAAGAAATAAATTGGTGATACCTCCGACTCCAGAGTGTTAAGGGTTGAACTATAGTTTGAATTAGCAATTAGGTAACTGGCTATTGGAGCCAGACAGCTTTGCCCTTTGTTTATGTCTTTGCTACAACATAAAAATAACTATAGAAACTATTAATGGAAAACACATCAACaaagaataaaatatacaaacataCTACCACACAGGTTGTGCTaacatggcaacaacactctactacaacaactcttcctcttctctaaagcagcccaacatggcctcagccctttgttgtgtgttctcgagGGTGGAGTTTGtaaaattttagggttagtgatgtcaccaacccaggaagaagcttgttgtagtttctaccagccatttgttgtagtccttaaacagtgaattctttataagaaaatatctccctttgctttgaactttgaacGTCGTatctttgcagatgttgtttatgctcaagcagcaacattacacactaactaaagttaaaaaagtgaaatcataatcagcCACCCCTTTAATGATTATAATCCAAATGATAGGTGAACAGGCAGCAAAACTCACTCTTTACATAAACGTGACCGGACAGAGATTGAATGTGAGTGTTCAAATTAAATAGGAAGCACAAACAAGGATAATTAATCAAAGAGAGTTGACACATATGAATACAAATGAGGTGTGGGAAAACTGAACAAAAGGTCACATGATgtcaatgaaaacaaactgaaagtccataAAAATGAAGCTAAATTGAACAGACTTGTGACACATACTTTTTTGGGGTTTTATTCATTTGACTAATATTCAAACCTTTCcttttaattcattaatcaaGACAAACAGCCATTGGCCACtaacacagaaaaaaacaggACATCGTCCAGGTGAGTACATTATCAGAATGTCTagactaaaatatatttaaatactaatatatatatatatatatatatatatatatatatatatatatatatatattactagtTTATTTAGAACTTTAAGCGTGATGAATTTCATTAAAGGCAAaggaataaatatatacacacaaaatcagttattttacattaagtacactttataatATTGCTGTTTTCAACTTTATTCTTGATCAAATAAGtcaatataacagtatagccTTGGTGAATATAACaatcttcttttaaaaaagatggtaaacatttgaacagtagtgtattgtCATCAAAGTCCACTGAAGGCGAGCAGAGTTGAACTCATgtgcagtatttattaaatccCAATGTGAACAGACACAAAGTAAACAaagacaagttttttttttttgtcatgtttccagtccaaatatctaaagtCAAGATATATAAGATATCACAtcttgttttctaaaaaaaaagaaagaaagaaaagttttcacttaaaaaaaaaagcaaaattatctgccaatggggtaagagaaataatcttgtttccatttgaattgattgtttttgttcttaccccattggcagataattttgcttgtttttaacGAACAAtctcttaattttttatttattaatttattttttacttgtcTGTTCAGCCGTCACTCTTTGACTGGAACTAGACTTGCGTATGGCCGTTACCAGAAGCCAATGATTATAGTTATAACATACATACTGACACACTTGCCTGTCAGTTGCTTTTAGGACCACTATAAGCTGATAGGGTCTGGCTGCAGACTTAAGGGGCGAGTGGAGCTAGATACAGCTATGGCTACTGGGCATGCTTACATTAATATTGcgtcatttaattatttataattttaattataataattttattaatttttattttattgtgagATTTTGCCTCACTATGTTATTACTATGTTAAGCCATCAAAACTTAAGCCTTGTCCAAATAGccacacttgcagtctttgCACTTGACTACTTGTCTACTTAAATgacatatttcctgtatttggctcaAGTGTTCAAGTAGGCGTGAAGACCGCAAATGTATGTCGAACTTTTGATTGCCCGATAGGTATCGAGATAATAGAATTGTCTTTATATAATCATATATTCTTGACCtggtaacaaaatatgcaaggaacccaaactccatcagaaGACAGAATGGAGACAAAAAACTAGGCTCAGTCAGGGGACAGTTTTCCTCTGCTCAGATGAACCAACATGGTGTGGTTTAATTGCAGCACAAGGCAGAATGTGGATGGATATAATTCAGAATTTAATTCAGTTTCTTCTGCTTAAAGACTGGGATACATCAAATTGGCATATGGAGGGAAGGAGTCGAAGCTGGCATTAAGctgaattgagttctttttcacaTCTTCTTGtgcttaaatggtttaaaatcacatttaaatagGCACACAGGAATCGATAAGCAGAacagaaatgttaattttataaCATATTCCTAACCTTAAAATCTGATTCCAGAATTAGAACTCTCATTGATAGgtaatattattttgaattatttgacatttttaatgatattgcACAGAGTTGTACTCACTTCTTTTGTATATTGTATTAATAATTGGATGTACAAACAATTTTTTCCTTTAACCAGCAGAGGTGGAAAAAAGTCCAAAAAAGACAACTAGACTGTGCCAGTCTGCTGTTAACAACAATCAAAAAATAGCAAGAGAAAGCACAAGCAGTAAAGCCACGAAAAAAGACCAAAGCAATGGAAAGGGCTCAAGTGTTGCAAATACTATAAAGAACAATTGGAGCAGAAAAATAGACGATGGAAGCAATGAAAACTTGCCAATGTTTAAACTCAACCTGGATGAAACATGGCAGAACAGTGATGGATTTTGCAGAAGCAGCACATTTGGGAAAAAGACAGTAAAAGAGAACAAGACCATTATGATGATCGGAGCCACAGGAGCAGGAAAAACCACTCTAATTAACAGCATGATCAACTACATTCTTGGAATGCAATGGAAAGATGACTTCCGGTTTGTGTTAATAGATGAAGGGAAGCAGAAATCTCAGGCTGAAAGTCAGACTTCAGAGATCACGGCATATCAAATCAATTACATGGATGGTTTCCAGATTCCGTATTCTCTGACTATTGTGGACACACCAGGCTTTGGTGATACCAGAGGAATTTCACATGACCAGAAAATCACAAAGCAAATTCATGAGTTGTTTTCTGCCCATGGAGGGATCGATTGCATTGATGCCGTGTGTTTTGTAGTACAGGCTTCTCTTGCCcgtctgacacacacacagaaatacaTCTTTGACTCCATTCTTTCCATATTTGGGAAGGATATTGCTGAAAACATCCTTGTGATGGTCACCTTTGCAGATGGGAAAACACCTCCAGTTCTTGAGGCCATCACAGTCTCCCAGGTGCCCTGTTCCACCACTAACTCTGGAGAGCCTCTTCACTTCAAGTTCAACAACTCTGCTGTGTTTGCTACCAATAATCAATCTGCAGCAGATGACTGTGACAACTTTGACCAAATGTACTGGAAGCTGGGATGTTCTAGCATGAAAAAATTCTTCGAATCCCTCAACAAGTTGGAAACCAAGAGCTTGTCTCTGACACGCGAGGTCCTAAAAGAGCGGCAACAGCTGGAAGTGCTTGTGGAAGGTCTCACGCCCCAAATCAATGTTGGTCTGACAAAACTGGATGAAATCAAGAAGACAAAAGCTGCTCTGGAGCAACACAAAGCAGAAATGGATGCTAACAAGAATTTTGAATATGAATTAGAAGTAACTGTCCCCAAAAAGATGGAAAACAACACTGGCTACTACTTAACCAACTGCCAAATGTGTCAATACACATGTCATGGGGCATGCAGTCGTGCAGATGACAAAGATAAGTATTTGTGCAAAGTCATGAAAGATGGAAAGTGTACGGTCTGTCCTGGAAAGTGTGCTTGGAGTGTTCACTATAATCAGAAATACAAATGGAATTATGTCACAGAAAAGACAAAGGAAACTTATCAGGATTTAAAAAAGCGATATGAGGATGCACATGGAAAGGTCATGTCAAAAGAAAAGATCTTTGAAGAGCTTGAAAAGGAGTTTCAGGTTGTCCAGTATATTGTGGCCATACTAATAGAAAAATCTCAGAAGACCTTGGAGCATCTGCAGGAAATTGCCCTCAAGCCCAATCCTCTGTCCACCCCTGACTACATTGATCTGATGATTGAGTCTGAGAAAGAAGAAGCCAAACCTGGATTTCTAGATCGCATTCGGTCTCTAAAAGACGTCAGGAAGAAGGCAGAGATCATCAGTAAGGTTAACAAAGGAGAAGTGCTTCCAGAGGATTTGAAAATGTACAAACCTGaaataacaaacaaagaaacagccTTTGATGCAAGAGTCCTGTTAGGTATGGCAAAGAATTTTTTTCAAGAAACAGCATCTACGTTTCAAGAAAAAGTGTGCAATGTATTACATCTTTAGTACTTTATCTACAGTTACTGTAACTATAAACTAAACATTTGGTTTTGTTGTAAAGATGCTCTGCATGCATATATGATACTTAAAAATACTTTCATATTTTTAAGTGTCATATATGCATGCAGAGCATATATGATACTATATGCTactacatacagtgggtacggaaagtattcagacccccttaaatgtttcactctttgttatattgcagccatttgctaaaatcatttaagttcattttttctcctcattaatgtacacacagcaccccatattgacagaaaaacacagaattgttgacatttttgcagatttattaaaaaagaaaaactgaatatcacatggtcctaagtattcagaccctttgctcagtatttagtagaagcacccttttgatctaatacagccatgagtctttttgggaaagatgcaacaagtttttcacacctggatttggggatcctctgccattcctccttgcagatcctctctagttctgtcaggttggatggtaaacgttggtggacagccatttttaggtctctccagagatgctcaattgggtttaagtcagggctctggctgggccattcaagaacagtcacggagttgttgtgaagccactccttcgttattttagctgtgtgcttagggtcattgtcttgttggaaggtaaaccttcggcccagtctgaggtcctgagcactctggagaaggttttcgtccaggatacccctgtacttggccgcattcatctttccctcgattgcaaccagtcgtcctgtccctgcagctgaaaaacacccccacagcatgatgctgccaccaccatgcttcactgttgggactgtattggacaggtgatgagcagtgcctggttttctccacacataccgcttagaattaaggccaaaaagttctatcttggtctcatcagaccagagaatcttatttctcaccatctttcccaaaaagactcatggctgtattagattaaaagggtgcttctacttaaaaactgaaatatcacatggtcctaagtattcagaccctttgctcagtattcttttttaataaatctgcaaaaatgtcaacagttctgtgtttttctgtcaatatggggtgatgtgtgtacattaatgaggaaaaaaaattaacttaaatgattttagcaaatggctgcaatataacaaagagtgaaaaatttaagagggtctgaatactttctgtacccactgtataatgATACTATATAGGTGGGGGGGGGGGCACTGCTCGAGCGGACGGAACTCCGCTGCTGTACGCGTTACAGTGGTAGACGTACAAGAAGCTAAGCTTTTGAGGCACTGtcaaaaaatgttatatattgttCATCCAAAGCATCACTGAAATatttactttatgtatttaaattaacaattcTGATCTTATTATTTTGTCTTACTGTTATGTTTTTCAATGATTGAATGACATCACAAAGTGAAACAAATGCAGGTGTTTTTCATTACGTTTTTCAATTCTTGCATTTCTATAATTTAAGTGAAATTATTTGGTAGTCAGGTGTGTATATGTTTATGGGGAGGGGattttttaaaggtttaaagGGGGGCACGACCagaaaagtttgagaaccactgctttaaagcATCTCTCACTTACTGTATGCGATCTCACTGTTTGAAGCATCTATCATAGGAAATCAGTGTGTGCTGTCATGAATAATTATCCAAGGTGTCTTCTCATAGGATAAGGACTCGCAGTCT
Above is a genomic segment from Megalobrama amblycephala isolate DHTTF-2021 linkage group LG14, ASM1881202v1, whole genome shotgun sequence containing:
- the LOC125245242 gene encoding uncharacterized protein LOC125245242 — protein: MFKLNLDETWQNSDGFCRSSTFGKKTVKENKTIMMIGATGAGKTTLINSMINYILGMQWKDDFRFVLIDEGKQKSQAESQTSEITAYQINYMDGFQIPYSLTIVDTPGFGDTRGISHDQKITKQIHELFSAHGGIDCIDAVCFVVQASLARLTHTQKYIFDSILSIFGKDIAENILVMVTFADGKTPPVLEAITVSQVPCSTTNSGEPLHFKFNNSAVFATNNQSAADDCDNFDQMYWKLGCSSMKKFFESLNKLETKSLSLTREVLKERQQLEVLVEGLTPQINVGLTKLDEIKKTKAALEQHKAEMDANKNFEYELEVTVPKKMENNTGYYLTNCQMCQYTCHGACSRADDKDKYLCKVMKDGKCTVCPGKCAWSVHYNQKYKWNYVTEKTKETYQDLKKRYEDAHGKVMSKEKIFEELEKEFQVVQYIVAILIEKSQKTLEHLQEIALKPNPLSTPDYIDLMIESEKEEAKPGFLDRIRSLKDVRKKAEIISKVNKGEVLPEDLKMYKPEITNKETAFDARVLLGMAKNFFQETASTFQEKVCNVLHL